In the Verrucomicrobiota bacterium genome, TCGCGGTCGACCGCCCGAAATCATCGGCGTTGACAATCAGGGTCCTGGTCATCGCCATGGCGGCGAGCTATAGGTCTCACCCCGCCGTCCCGTAACTCGGCGAAAAGGTGCCCAGGGTCGCGCGCAGCCAGGCGCGCAAAATCAGACAAGCCTTCGCCATCGAACCCACGCGCGTGGGACGAGGTCCAAACACATCGAACCGAGCCGCGTGCAACTTCCTGAACAACCGCCAATACACCGCCCCCATCAACTCAGCGGCCACCATCGACCTCCGATCGCGCTCGGGCAGCGCGGCCCTCGCGGCATTAAAAAAGTGCTCGGCCCTGGAGGCGACCGACGAAGCCACTTTCCAGTAGGATTCGCTGTAGCGGCGTTCGAAAATCTGAGCCTCGGTGACCCCAAAACTGCGCATCTCCTCCAGGGGCAGATACAGTCGTCCCCGCTCTGCGTCATTGCGCACGTCGCGCAAAATGTTGGTCAATTGCAGGGCTTTGCCCAAATGCACGGCATACTCCCGGCACCCGGGATCCGTGTAACCAAAGATCTCGATGCTCAGCAATCCCACCACCGAGGCCACCCGGTAACAATACAACTCCAACTCCTGGTAATTCTCGTAGCGGCGGATCTCCAAATCCATTTCAACCCCCTGGATCAATTCATCCAGCAACGAGTACGGTAGACGCCGATTTTGAATCACGGGAAACAGCTCCCGCAATACCGGCAAGTCCGGTTCCCGCCCACGGCAGGCGTCCGCCACCCCCTCGCGCCAACGCTCCAGCTTCCTGCGCCGGTTCGCCACCGATTCCTGATCCTCGTCGGCGATGTCATCCACCGCGCGGCAGAAGGCGTAAAGCGCCGTCATGCCCTGCCGCTGCTGCTTGGGCAGAATGACAAAGGCCAGCGCGAGATTCGAAGCGCTTTGAACCGTGATCGCCTGGCTGTGAACGGGCTCGTTCAATGCAACGGAGGCTGGGTGGTTCCGTCCTTCAAGGGGGGAAGTCCTCCGGTCTCCGCCAGCGTCGGATTCCGGGGCCGATGGTCTCGGCGCTGCCGTCTGCGCTTGCGCCGCCGCCGCGTCACGACTTCTCCCCGTTCCCCTGTATTCTCCTCCTCACCATCTTCCTCCTCGACTTCTTCCTTCCGAAGAGGGCTCTCCTCTCCAACCCTCGACCGGGAACGCCCTGACGAGGTGCGCCAGGCGCCTGAGGAGGAACTCCCGGACGGCTTCCGCAGATACTTCGCCCACAGAACCAGCACGACCCCGATTCCCAAGGCCGCCAGGATCACCCACCCCAGATCCCCCATCAGCACGCTGCCCCCGCGGGAGCCCGTGGCTCGGGCCGACGGAATGACATCCAGCGCGGCCCACACCGTCGGCGCAAGGACGGGTAACGCAGCAAGACAAAAACAACGTTTCATGAACATCACGCTTTGGTCGTCGAAGGTTCCGTGTCGCCGTCGGCTCCCGGGGAAAGATTAAGCCGCTGCATCCGATAACGCAACGCATGCCGGCTCAGCTTGAGCTGCTCGGCGGCCTTCGAGAGATTGAAATGAAATTGATTCAGGGTCGCCAGGATCAAGTCCCGCTCGAACTGCATCACGGAGTCGTCCAGCGAACCCAA is a window encoding:
- the hpnD gene encoding presqualene diphosphate synthase HpnD (HpnD is found regularly in a locus responsible for the biosynthesis of squalene from farnesyl diphosphate, and is now recognized to function as a presqualene diphosphate synthase (EC 2.5.1.103).) translates to MNEPVHSQAITVQSASNLALAFVILPKQQRQGMTALYAFCRAVDDIADEDQESVANRRRKLERWREGVADACRGREPDLPVLRELFPVIQNRRLPYSLLDELIQGVEMDLEIRRYENYQELELYCYRVASVVGLLSIEIFGYTDPGCREYAVHLGKALQLTNILRDVRNDAERGRLYLPLEEMRSFGVTEAQIFERRYSESYWKVASSVASRAEHFFNAARAALPERDRRSMVAAELMGAVYWRLFRKLHAARFDVFGPRPTRVGSMAKACLILRAWLRATLGTFSPSYGTAG